From one Desulfurobacterium thermolithotrophum DSM 11699 genomic stretch:
- a CDS encoding DUF4214 domain-containing protein codes for MALTTTQVSQLYVTLFGRASEGEGNQYWATNYSDQFEAAKVMLPLDVVKEYFGDAWNDNKAFIEAIYQNTLGKDPAQDQDGVNYWLNELNTYLEQGMSLEEARAKVVVNIINAISQYENSDDPVAKAAALQFKNKVAVSDYVAEKVTGVTSDEVLANIQYFKDVIANVTDDPTTVEAAKQKVDTDLAVKNVSLTMGADDVKGSVFSDTFKADLLTINDGDKIVDPSTTDNDTLSAIINANVTNNVTITNVENIVGGCLKIAKIKKKAYPLRYESEKTKFPQSTQPIKNIHEPERTGCTGIFISF; via the coding sequence ATGGCATTAACAACAACCCAAGTTTCACAGCTTTACGTAACCCTCTTTGGAAGAGCATCAGAGGGAGAAGGAAACCAATATTGGGCTACAAACTATAGCGACCAATTTGAAGCAGCTAAGGTAATGCTCCCACTTGACGTAGTCAAGGAGTACTTTGGAGACGCTTGGAACGACAACAAAGCATTCATTGAAGCTATCTACCAGAACACTCTCGGAAAAGACCCAGCTCAAGACCAAGATGGTGTTAACTACTGGCTCAATGAGCTAAACACATACCTTGAGCAGGGAATGTCTCTTGAAGAAGCAAGAGCTAAGGTAGTAGTAAACATCATCAACGCAATTTCTCAGTACGAAAACAGCGACGACCCTGTTGCTAAAGCTGCTGCACTCCAGTTTAAGAACAAAGTAGCAGTATCAGACTACGTAGCAGAGAAGGTAACAGGAGTAACATCTGATGAAGTACTTGCTAACATCCAGTATTTCAAGGATGTAATTGCGAACGTAACAGACGATCCAACAACAGTAGAAGCAGCTAAACAAAAAGTAGATACAGACCTTGCAGTTAAGAATGTATCCCTTACAATGGGAGCTGATGATGTAAAAGGAAGCGTATTTAGCGACACATTCAAGGCAGACCTTTTAACTATTAACGACGGAGACAAGATAGTAGATCCAAGCACAACAGACAACGATACATTAAGCGCAATAATAAATGCGAACGTTACAAACAACGTAACAATAACAAACGTTGAGAACATAGTAGGAGGGTGTTTGAAAATTGCCAAAATTAAGAAAAAAGCCTATCCTCTCCGGTATGAAAGCGAAAAGACTAAATTTCCACAAAGTACTCAACCTATCAAAAACATACATGAACCGGAGAGGACAGGCTGTACTGGTATATTTATATCCTTTTAA